Proteins encoded by one window of Chrysemys picta bellii isolate R12L10 chromosome 10, ASM1138683v2, whole genome shotgun sequence:
- the MPRIP gene encoding myosin phosphatase Rho-interacting protein isoform X7 gives MRSQVIEKFEALDIENAEHMETNASAGPSLSSETRQGRSEKRVFPRKRDFTSETAAVGSILEVSASPLSPHRRAKSLDRRSTESSMTPDLLNFKKGWLTKQYEDGQWKKHWFVLTDQSLRYYRDSVAEEAADLDGEIDLSTCYDVTEYPVQRNYGFQIHTKEGEFTLSAMTSGIRRNWIQTIMKHVRPTAAPDVTSSLPEEKSKTSSSFETCPKPSEKQDSDQAEMDPEQKRSRARERRREGRSKTFDWAEFRPIQQALAQERATAAEPSKSSSTAFPREPSAPDADPGELERERARRREERRKRFEMIDAVDGAGPEDVLRMEVDRIPGLPVTGEVKPQNVHVEIEQRWHQVETTPLREEKQIPIMPLHVAQPDDRDDGIHKQQLTSLLEKELEQSQKEASDLLEQNRVLQGQLKVALGREQSAREGYVLQTEVAASPSGAWQRLHKVNQDLQSELEAQCQRQELINQQIQSLKRSYGEAKDVIRHHEAEIQSLQARLSNAAAELSIKEQTLAKLKSDLKSEKEKAKEQLEEWQHSETTLSSQLKASEQKLKNAEALLLEKTQELRDLEMQQALQRDHQKEVQRLQDRIADLSRQLNASEQARILMEEKLQKNYEALLESCEKEKQVLIQSLKEVEDKASEYEDQLQNNEQQMEILQKEKLNAKFEGSEIVHQLEEQLEMKEASIQKLAEDIKELEGERDQIKCRFQELMNQVEESDNEVAKLQAKLKVEETNYDQLEQLYEKVSDQFQSVQKVLEEKEEELRHVKEMHLRIVEKKDQDLNEALVKMAALGSSLEETEVRLQAKEEVLKKLANVDSVPCAKEREDFCIEADESHISDMPAPEGLTGLNYALKEEDAERPETSQRQAGEHTVLNAEQLKSLLKTTELQDRELQQKALAKPDIGTLGAKRQRIRFSNIQCQKYIHSDGSEKNWTSSTSSDTSQDRSLSEESMSSEPVLGYPASGASDSETYLSIIHSLETKLYITEEKLKDVSIKLESQQGHNQETLIALHHQWASTESQLREQLQASLSEVGALVSQLENERQEKFRMIKNHVNELGDFQVKNDQTLICLEKCREQLRALPKSDKEKGRELFLTTLSSMETTLSNAVQVLQGTPISSDYQPSESCVAQTPPAEESLLEEQKLISQQQQVEMSDGDQLRLLSERIAFEASLINQIAESLKNASSEISQFLREIHGTAEVVFLEPANVSHTAIALANILSKKLLLEGEFWSQVEELRKHLGTREEAVESKTEAVSFSFPQCLVQTVADATLIRAELGFVAQKMRESFHQRLKTIEEDLHNTKTALQQHKCMLEEIIKAYRTSEFDRVMHQISEALEIQKDASERTQTSWDRSHLKVMPCQDSAKMMQAHGLPDHSSEALVAIQEDLAQQLKEKANVLKEISVALLSLSPEEAIRDCQKLLKMSQSLSYHTCMGDLERYSSLLVQDAIIQAQVCYGAFKVRLEYERELKFYKESLQNMDALCQERVKTVSALREEYEDLLRKQQSEYAEMIAIIERENVDLKAKVSQLDNQRRLLEEEEHKHSKNLRELQGRYEEEMQNVIEQLNRTEDTLKAERTEGLNQLDAIVRDKQNMETYHLEQMQMLEEKFQAKIKELQTIHNEELHTLQEHYNQNLQCLQETLDHYQRQHPEALPSEGSETSDGNEWATDQPEGGMQVSESELNSMHGLRERIQELEAQMNAMRDELENKHVEGNASALREKYQKDFENLKATCERGFAAMEETHQKKIEDLQRQHQRELEKLREEKDRLLAEETAATISAIEAMKNAHREELERELEKTQRSQISSVNSDIEALRKQYLEELQSVQRELEVLSEQYSQKCLENAHLAQALEAERQALRQCQRENQELNAHNQELNNRLAVEITRLRTGEGGGEAAGSPLTQGKDAYELEVLLRVKESEIQYLKQEISSLKDELQTALRDKKYASDKYKDIYTELSIVKAKADCDISRLKEQLKAATEALGEKSPENTTVSGYDIMKSKSNPDFLKKDRSSVSRQLRNIRSKSLKEGLTVQERLKLFESRDLKKD, from the exons TGGAAGAAACACTGGTTTGTGCTGACGGATCAGAGCCTGAGATACTACAGGGATTCCGTGGCAGAGGAG GCAGCTGATTTGGATGGAGAAATTGATTTGTCTACATGCTATGACGTCACGGAATATCCAGTTCAGCGAAACTATGGCTTCCAGATCCAT ACTAAAGAAGGGGAATTCACCCTCTCAGCCATGACCTCTGGGATTAGACGAAACTGGATCCAGACGATCATGAAGCACGTTCGCCCCACCGCCGCTCCAGATGTGACCAG CTCCTTGCCAGAAGAGAAAAGCAAAACCAGCTCTTCCTTTGAGACCTGTCCAAAGCCAAGTGAGAAGCAGGACTCGGACCAAGCTGAGATGGATCCTGAGCAGAAGCGGAGCCGTGCCCGGGAGCGCAGGCGAGAGGGGCGCTCCAAAACCTTTGACTGGGCTGAGTTCCGCCCCATTCAGCAAGCCTTGGCGCAGGAGAGAGCCACTGCTGCAGAGCCCTCGAAGAGCAGCTCTACGGCCTTCCCCAGGGAACCCAGCGCTCCGGACGCAGACCCCGGGGAGCTGGAACGGGAGCGTGCTCGGCGGAGAGAGGAGAGGCGCAAGCGCTTTGAGATGATCGATGCTGTTGATGGGGCAGGCCCAGAGGACGTGTTGAGGATGGAGGTGGACAGGATCCCAGGCCTGCCCGTCACAGGGGAGGTGAAGCCACAGAACGTTCATGTGGAGATCGAGCAGCGATGGCACCAGGTGGAGACGACCCCTCTACGGGAGGAGAAGCAAATCCCCATCATGCCCCTGCACGTGGCCCAACCGGACGACAGAGACGACGGGATCCACAAGCAGCAGCtaacctcactgctggagaagGAG ttggaGCAGAGCCAGAAGGAGGCATCAGACCTCCTCGAGCAGAACCGGGTCCTGCAGGGCCAACTGAAGGTGGCACTGGGCCGGGAGCAGAGTGCCAGGGAAGGCTACGTGTTGCAG ACCGAGGTGGCAGCCTCACCATCGGGTGCCTGGCAGAGGCTCCATAAAGTCAATCAAGACCTCCAAAGTGAGCTGGAAGCCCAGTGCCAGCGTCAGGAGCTAATCAATCAGCAGATCCAGTCACTGAAACGTAGCTATGGTGAGGCAAAGGATGTGATCCGGCACCATGAAGCCGAGATTCAGAGCCTTCAGGCAAGGCTCAGTAATGCTGCAGCTGAGCTATCCATCAAAGAGCAAACTCTGGCCAAGCTGAAGAGTGACTTAAAGAGTGAgaaggagaaagccaaagagcagctggaggagtgGCAGCACAGCGAGACCACTCTGAGCTCCCAGTTAAAAGCCAGTGAGCAAAAGCTAAAGAATGCAGAGGCATTGCTGCTGGAAAAGACACAGGAGCTGAGGGATCTTGAAATGCAACAGGCATTGCAAAGGGACCACCAGAAAGAAGTGCAGCGGCTCCAGGACAGGATTGCAGACCTGAGCAGGCAGCTGAACGCTAGTGAACAGGCTCGGATCCTAATGGAGGAGAAGTTGCAGAAGAATTATGAGGCTTTGTTGGAAAGCTGTGAGAAGGAAAAGCAGGTTTTAATACAGAGTCTGAAGGAGGTGGAGGATAAGGCCAGCGAGTACGAGGATCAGCTTCAAAACAACGAGCAGCAGATGGAAATTCTTCAGAAAGAGAAACTGAACGCAAAATTTGAAGGCAGCGAGATTGTCCACCAGCTAGAGGAGCAACTGGAGATGAAGGAGGCCAGCATCCAGAAGCTTGCTGAGGACATCAAGGAACTTGAAGGGGAGAGAGATCAGATCAAATGTAGGTTCCAAGAGCTGATGAATCAGGTTGAAGAGTCAGATAATGAAGTTGCCAAGCTTCAAGCAAAGTTGAAAGTGGAGGAGACCAACTATGATCAGCTGGAGCAATTGTACGAGAAAGTATCAGATCAGTTCCAGAGCGTGCAGAAGGTGCTggaagaaaaagaggaagagcTGAGACATGTTAAGGAAATGCACTTGAGAATTGTTGAAAAGAAAGATCAAGATCTCAATGAGGCTTTGGTTAAAATGGCAGCTTTGGGCAGCAGTTTAGAGGAAACCGAAGTAAGGCTACAGGCCAAAGAAGAGGTTTTAAAGAAGTTAGCTAATGTGGACTCAGTACCATGTGCTAAAGAGAGAGAGGACTTCTGCATTGAGGCTGATGAAAGTCACATTTCGGACATGCCAGCTCCTGAGGGGCTTACAGGTTTGAATTATGCACTAAAGGAGGAGGATGCTGAACGTCCTGAGACCAGCCAGAGACAGGCTGGTGAGCATACCGTGTTGAATGCCGAACAACTTAAGTCTCTGTTGAAGACTACAGAGCTTCAAGACCGAGAGCTACAGCAGAAAGCCTTAGCGAAGCCTGATATAGGAACCCTAGGTGCCAAAAGGCAAAGAATCCGCTTCTCAAACATCCAGTGTCAAAAATACATCCATTCAGATGGGTCAGAGAAAAATTGGACTAGTAGCACGTCTTCAGACACAAGCCAGGACAGATCACTGTCTGAGGAAAGCATGTCATCAGAACCAGTTCTTGGTTACCCAGCCTCAGGAGCCAGTGACTCTGAGACTTATCTCTCAATCATCCATTCCCTGGAAACCAAACTTTACATCACGGAGGAAAAGCTCAAAGATGTGTCCATTAAGCTTGAAAGCCAGCAAGGCCATAACCAGGAAACCCTGATAGCCCTCCACCATCAGTGGGCCAGCACAGAGTCCCAGCTTAGGGAACAGCTCCAAGCTAGCTTATCCGAAGTTGGTGCTCTGGTTTCACAGCTGGAAAATGAGAGACAGGAAAAGTTCAGAATGATAAAAAATCATGTCAATGAGCTGGGAGACTTCCAAGTGAAAAATGATCAAACCCTGATCTGTTTAGAAAAATGCAGAGAACAGCTAAGGGCTTTACCCAAATCTGAcaaggagaaagggagagagttGTTTCTTACCACTCTGTCCAGCATGGAAACCACCTTGTCAAATGCAGTCCAGGTCTTGCAAGGGACACCCATCTCCTCGGATTATCAGCCGAGCGAAAGCTGTGTGGCTCAAACTCCACCTGCAGAAGAGAGTTTGCTGGAGGAACAGAAACTCATTTCGCAGCAGCAGCAAGTTGAAATGTCTGATGGAGACCAGTTAAGATTGCTTTCTGAGAGGATAGCATTTGAAGCCTCCCTGATCAACCAAATAGCAGAATCTTTGAAAAATGCAAGCTCAGAGATTTCCCAGTTTCTCAGAGAGATTCATGGGACAgctgaggtggtttttttagagccgGCAAATGTGTCGCACACAGCAATTGCCTTGGCCAACATCTTATCTAAGAAGCTGCTACTGGAAGGTGAATTTTGGAGCCAGGTGGAAGAATTGAGAAAGCACTTAGGCACCAGAGAAGAGGCGGTAGAAAGCAAAACAGAAGCAGTTAGTTTTAGTTTTCCCCAATGCCTTGTCCAAACAGTAGCTGATGCTACGTTGATCAGGGCAGAACTTGGTTTTGTTGCACAGAAGATGCGAGAGTCTTTTCATCAGAGGTTAAAAACAATTGAAGAAGACCTCCACAATACCAAAACAGCTCTCCAGCAACATAAGTGCATGTTGGAGGAAATCATCAAAGCATACAGGACCTCTGAATTTGACAGGGTTATGCATCAAATTTCTGAAGCACTTGAAATCCAAAAGGATGCTTCAGAAAGAACCCAAACCTCTTGGGATAGGAGCCACCTCAAGGTGATGCCATGTCAAGATTCAGCCAAGATGATGCAGGCCCATGGTTTGCCAGACCACAGTAGCGAAGCTCTTGTTGCCATTCAAGAAGACCTTGCCCAACAActaaaagaaaaagcaaatgttCTTAAAGAAATATCTGTTGCCTTACTATCCTTGTCCCCTGAGGAAGCCATACGCGATTGCCAGAAGCTCCTAAAAATGTCTCAAAGTCTTTCATATCATACATGCATGGGAGATCTTGAGCGCTATTCATCATTGTTAGTTCAAGATGCAATTATCCAGGCTCAGGTTTGTTATGGGGCTTTCAAAGTTAGACTCGAGTATGAAAGGGAGCTAAAGTTTTACAAAGAGTCTTTGCAAAACATGGATGCTCTGTGTCAAGAGCGCGTAAAGACCGTGTCCGCCCTTCGTGAGGAGTATGAAGACTTGCTTCGAAAGCAGCAGAGTGAATATGCCGAGATGATCGCCATCATTGAAAGAGAGAATGTAGACCTTAAGGCAAAAGTCTCTCAGCTGGACAATCAGCGGAGGCTCTTGGAAGAAGAAGAGCACAAACACAGCAAAAACTTACGCGAGTTACAAGGCAGGTATGAGGAGGAGATGCAAAATGTGATTGAGCAGTTGAATAGGACGGAGGacactctgaaggcagagagaacaGAGGGCCTAAATCAACTTGATGCCATCGTCCGAGATAAGCAAAACATGGAGACGTATCACCTTGAGCAAATGCAAATGTTGGAGGAAAAGTTCCAGGCCAAGATAAAGGAACTACAAACCATCCACAATGAGGAACTGCATACTTTGCAGGAGCATTACAACCAGAACCTGCAGTGCTTACAGGAAACACTAGACCATTACCAGAGGCAGCACCCAGAAGCCTTGCCTTCTGAAGGGTCTGAAACCAGTGACGGGAATGAGTGGGCAACAGATCAGCCCGAGGGTGGGATGCAGGTCTCCGAGAGCGAGTTAAACTCCATGCACGGTTTGAGAGAGCGCATTCAAGAGCTGGAGGCCCAGATGAATGCCATGAGGGACGAGCTGGAGAACAAGCACGTGGAGGGGAATGCTTCAGCACTGAGGGAAAAATACCAGAAAGACTTTGAGAACCTGAAG GCGACATGTGAACGTGGGTTTGCGGCCATGGAAGAGACGCATCAGAAGAAGATTGAGGATCTGCAGAGGCAGCACCAGCGGGAACTGGAGAAACTGCGGGAGGAGAAAGATCGCCTGCTAGCGGAAGAAACAGCCGCTACCATCTCGG CCATCGAAGCCATGAAGAACGCCCACCGcgaggagctggagagggagctggagaagACCCAGCGCTCCCAGATCAGCAGTGTCAACTCGGATATTGAGGCCCTCAGGAAGCAGTACTT GGAGGAGCTGCAGTCGGTCCAGCGGGAACTGGAAGTCCTTTCGGAGCAGTACTCCCAGAAGTGCTTGGAGAACGCTCATTTGGCCCAGGCCCTGGAGGCTGAGAGGCAGGCCCTCCGCCAGTGCCAGCGAGAGAACCAGGAGCTCAATGCACACAATCAG GAGCTGAATAACCGCCTGGCTGTGGAGATCACACGGTTACGgaccggggagggagggggagaggctgctGGCTCGCCTCTCACGCAGGGCAAGGATGCCTATGAGTTAGAG GTCCTATTACGGGTCAAGGAATCAGAAATCCAGTACCTGAAGCAGGAGATCAGCTCCCTCAAGGATGAGTTGCAGACGGCACTGCGG GATAAGAAATACGCCAGTGACAAGTACAAAGACATCTACACGGAGCTGAGCATCGTGAAGGCCAAGGCAGACTGCGACATCAGCAGGTTGAAAGAGCAGCTGAAGGCAGCCACGGAAGCGCTGGGCGAGAAATCCCCTGAGAATACCACTGTGTCGGGATACG ATATCATGAAATCAAAAAGCAACCCTGACTTCTTGAAGAAAGACAGATCCAGTGTTAGCCGGCAACTAAGGAATATCAGGTCAAAG